In Triticum aestivum cultivar Chinese Spring chromosome 5B, IWGSC CS RefSeq v2.1, whole genome shotgun sequence, the following proteins share a genomic window:
- the LOC123112831 gene encoding wax ester synthase/diacylglycerol acyltransferase 11 isoform X1, producing the protein MGSTGSPSVAALPTSGLLPPIRTPRSAPAEWKTDDDSAVAAAEEEPVTPSARLFEAIYIVVMVGLGSPVNLAIFSAGIAAQLARYPRFRSIQVTDGCKSPRWACTEVNVDDHMIVPTLDPAAVEADPDRAVEDYVASLQALPMDCSRPLWEFHFLDFPTSEATSTVVFRVHHSLGDGMSLITLLLASARSAADPTRLPAMPEQPARTGAIYEPRHRQPLPSGALAAFVAWVWPYLALAWNTVVDVIFFAATIVFLRDPNTLFRRGDSQVTLNPRRRFVHRSFSLDDVKFIKNAMNCTVNDVLVGVTSAALSQYYFRKSGYPKTHKLCLRCVLPVNTRPTSSLQTYVNMIESGKSNDVAWGNQIGYILLPFHLAVHDDPLAYVRMAKKTLDRKKSSLEVIFTCMISELFVKMFGLKAGAFIIGRMLTNTTTTLSNMVGPTEQVEFYGHPFVFIAPTVYGIPQALIVHYQSYNSTIKVILSVDEEIIPNYTQLLDDFVESFGHIKDAASRLSTHVKKG; encoded by the exons ATGGGTAGTACTGGTAGCCCCTCGGTAGCCGCTCTACCAACAAGCGGCCTGCTACCCCCGATACGCACGCCAAGGTCAGCGCCGGCCGAATGGAAGACGGACGACGATTccgcggtggcggcagcggaggaggagcCAGTGACCCCTAGTGCAAGACTCTTCGAAGCTATATACATCGTGGTTATGGTCGGCCTTGGCTCGCCCGTCAACCTAGCCATCTTCAGCGCCGGCATCGCAGCCCAACTTGCTCGTTACCCACGCTTCCGTAGCATTCAA GTGACAGACGGGTGCAAGAGCCCGCGGTGGGCGTGCACGGAGGTGAACGTCGACGACCACATGATCGTCCCGACGCTGGACCCCGCCGCCGTGGAGGCTGACCCGGACCGGGCCGTGGAGGACTACGTGGCCTCGCTGCAGGCGCTCCCCATGGATTGCTCCCGCCCGCTCTGGGAGTTCCACTTCCTCGACTTCCCGACCTCAGAGGCCACCTCCACCGTGGTGTTCCGCGTCCACCACTCCCTCGGTGACGGGATGTCGCTGATCACGCTCCTCCTGGCGTCTGCCCGCAGCGCCGCGGACCCGACACGCCTGCCGGCCATGCCGGAGCAGCCGGCGCGCACGGGCGCCATCTACGAGCCGCGGCACCGGCAGCCGCTGCCCTCGGGCGCCCTGGCGGCGTTCGTCGCATGGGTCTGGCCGTATCTTGCGCTTGCATGGAACACCGTGGTGGACGTCATCTTCTTTGCTGCGACGATTGTGTTTCTGAGAGACCCGAACACACTCTTCAGACGCGGGGACAGTCAAGTTACGTTGAACCCCCGCAGGCGCTTCGTGCACCGGAGCTTTAGCTTGGACGACGTCAAGTTCATCAAGAATGCCATGAACTGC ACTGTTAATGATGTGCTAGTCGGAGTCACTTCTGCTGCTCTATCACAATATTACTTTCGTAAGTCTG GTTACCCTAAGACACACAAACTATGTTTGCGATGTGTCCTCCCTGTAAATACAAGGCCAACATCTAGCCTACAA ACATATGTTAATATGATAGAATCGGGTAAAAGTAATGACGTGGCATGGGGAAATCAAATAGGCTACATCCTCCTACCATTTCATTTAGCGGTACACGATGATCCACTTGCATATGTTCGGATGGCAAAGAAGACCCTGGATAGAAAAAAGAGCTCACTTGAAGTTATCTTCACGTGTATGATTAGCGAGCTTTTTGTTAAAATGTTTGGTCTAAAG GCAGGTGCTTTTATCATCGGTCGTATGCTCACAAATACAACTACTACGCTCTCGAACATGGTTGGACCAACAGAGCAAGTAGAGTTCTATGGACACCCATTTGTCTTCATTGCACCTACAGTTTATGGTATTCCACAA GCTTTAATTGTACACTATCAGAGTTACAATAGCACTATTAAGGTAATTTTGTCAGTCGATGAGGAAATAATTCCAAATTATACTCAACTTCTGGATGACTTTGTTGAGTCTTTCGGGCACATTAAGGATGCGGCTTCAAGGCTTTCAACACATGTCAAGAAAGGATAA
- the LOC123112831 gene encoding wax ester synthase/diacylglycerol acyltransferase 11 isoform X2 codes for MGSTGSPSVAALPTSGLLPPIRTPRSAPAEWKTDDDSAVAAAEEEPVTPSARLFEAIYIVVMVGLGSPVNLAIFSAGIAAQLARYPRFRSIQVTDGCKSPRWACTEVNVDDHMIVPTLDPAAVEADPDRAVEDYVASLQALPMDCSRPLWEFHFLDFPTSEATSTVVFRVHHSLGDGMSLITLLLASARSAADPTRLPAMPEQPARTGAIYEPRHRQPLPSGALAAFVAWVWPYLALAWNTVVDVIFFAATIVFLRDPNTLFRRGDSQVTLNPRRRFVHRSFSLDDVKFIKNAMNCTVNDVLVGVTSAALSQYYFRYPKTHKLCLRCVLPVNTRPTSSLQTYVNMIESGKSNDVAWGNQIGYILLPFHLAVHDDPLAYVRMAKKTLDRKKSSLEVIFTCMISELFVKMFGLKAGAFIIGRMLTNTTTTLSNMVGPTEQVEFYGHPFVFIAPTVYGIPQALIVHYQSYNSTIKVILSVDEEIIPNYTQLLDDFVESFGHIKDAASRLSTHVKKG; via the exons ATGGGTAGTACTGGTAGCCCCTCGGTAGCCGCTCTACCAACAAGCGGCCTGCTACCCCCGATACGCACGCCAAGGTCAGCGCCGGCCGAATGGAAGACGGACGACGATTccgcggtggcggcagcggaggaggagcCAGTGACCCCTAGTGCAAGACTCTTCGAAGCTATATACATCGTGGTTATGGTCGGCCTTGGCTCGCCCGTCAACCTAGCCATCTTCAGCGCCGGCATCGCAGCCCAACTTGCTCGTTACCCACGCTTCCGTAGCATTCAA GTGACAGACGGGTGCAAGAGCCCGCGGTGGGCGTGCACGGAGGTGAACGTCGACGACCACATGATCGTCCCGACGCTGGACCCCGCCGCCGTGGAGGCTGACCCGGACCGGGCCGTGGAGGACTACGTGGCCTCGCTGCAGGCGCTCCCCATGGATTGCTCCCGCCCGCTCTGGGAGTTCCACTTCCTCGACTTCCCGACCTCAGAGGCCACCTCCACCGTGGTGTTCCGCGTCCACCACTCCCTCGGTGACGGGATGTCGCTGATCACGCTCCTCCTGGCGTCTGCCCGCAGCGCCGCGGACCCGACACGCCTGCCGGCCATGCCGGAGCAGCCGGCGCGCACGGGCGCCATCTACGAGCCGCGGCACCGGCAGCCGCTGCCCTCGGGCGCCCTGGCGGCGTTCGTCGCATGGGTCTGGCCGTATCTTGCGCTTGCATGGAACACCGTGGTGGACGTCATCTTCTTTGCTGCGACGATTGTGTTTCTGAGAGACCCGAACACACTCTTCAGACGCGGGGACAGTCAAGTTACGTTGAACCCCCGCAGGCGCTTCGTGCACCGGAGCTTTAGCTTGGACGACGTCAAGTTCATCAAGAATGCCATGAACTGC ACTGTTAATGATGTGCTAGTCGGAGTCACTTCTGCTGCTCTATCACAATATTACTTTC GTTACCCTAAGACACACAAACTATGTTTGCGATGTGTCCTCCCTGTAAATACAAGGCCAACATCTAGCCTACAA ACATATGTTAATATGATAGAATCGGGTAAAAGTAATGACGTGGCATGGGGAAATCAAATAGGCTACATCCTCCTACCATTTCATTTAGCGGTACACGATGATCCACTTGCATATGTTCGGATGGCAAAGAAGACCCTGGATAGAAAAAAGAGCTCACTTGAAGTTATCTTCACGTGTATGATTAGCGAGCTTTTTGTTAAAATGTTTGGTCTAAAG GCAGGTGCTTTTATCATCGGTCGTATGCTCACAAATACAACTACTACGCTCTCGAACATGGTTGGACCAACAGAGCAAGTAGAGTTCTATGGACACCCATTTGTCTTCATTGCACCTACAGTTTATGGTATTCCACAA GCTTTAATTGTACACTATCAGAGTTACAATAGCACTATTAAGGTAATTTTGTCAGTCGATGAGGAAATAATTCCAAATTATACTCAACTTCTGGATGACTTTGTTGAGTCTTTCGGGCACATTAAGGATGCGGCTTCAAGGCTTTCAACACATGTCAAGAAAGGATAA